The Streptomyces lienomycini sequence CGGGCCCTTCCAACAGTCGTCTGACAGCATTCCGCCACCTCTCCATCCTGGTCTCCTCCCGGGCCCCGGTCGGCCCCTTCTTTGGGCAGTTGGACCCGGGCGTGAAGTAGACCTCGCGGCCGACCGGAGCGGCTTTGGCCGGTGTCCTGTTCGGGTTGGGGTCGGGCATGTTCAGGGGGCCGTACGCTGGCCCGGCAACTCGGGCAGGCTTTGCCCCTGCCCGGAATTTGAACGAGTGGCCCCCTGGACTTGCCCGACGCGGGCCCCGGCCCGAACAGGTGGGTAAAGCCGTGGAGGCCGGCCGCCCCCGCCACAGCTGGTTGAACGGCAATCCGCGGTGACCGGTGCGGACTTGGCATGCGTCCCGCTCCTCCTGGCCGTGCTCGCCGTGGGGCGGCTGTCGGGGTTCTTTCGCGGGTCTGCCTGCCCGCTTCTCGGGCTTTTGCGGCGCGAGCGGGCGGGGGCCGTCGCGGGCGGTGGCGGAGACATGGAGCCAGCGGCGGCCTGGGGCCGCCGCGCCGCGCGGCCCGCGCCAGCGGGCCGCCTTGATCCAGTAAAGAAACTTTGGACAGCTCACCCCTTCGGCGACTTCGGCCGGTAGGGAGTGGGCCGTTTGCCACGTTTCGCCCCGATCACATCGTGATCAGCTGATTCATGCCGTTCTGTTCGTGGGATCGCCGAAAGATATCCACAGGCTGACCGTTGCATCGTCATGGCCTGCGGAAGAGTCGACGGCTCACCCGGCGAAATGTGGCGCAGGTCACAACGTGGTGGTGTCACACCGGTAGGGCTTTTCGGCACCTGTCCCCAGTGCAGGGAGCGATTCGTCGCGGCGAAGGTGTCGGCTTTCGATGGCCTGTTGTCGCGCGCCATGGAGGGCCCGGAGGCGCTAGATGCGGAAGAGGTGAGAGGTGATCGGCGTCACATTCACCCGGGGTCACACACACCCCGAGAAACCGACCTCTATGGGCGATCCACTGAAAGCGGGGCGGCGGAACATAGCCGACGATCGCCGGTTAGCCAAACCGGCGTTTCTCCGAACCCTTGATGTACGAGCCGGACGACTGGAAGGACGAGCGGCATGAGCGCACAGAAGAGGCACCGTCCCGCACGGCAGGACGCAAAGGAAGGTTTCTGCCCGCCCGGCGGGAGGGTTGGGTCAGGGCTCGCGAACCTGTCCGGTCCGGCCGGTAGACCTGACTCAACAACCGCAGTGACGGCTTGCCGAGCGGCACGGGCAAGCCCTGATCCGCCGGCGGATCACCGCCGGGCAAGCCCTCGGCGGTTGGCTGATCTCGACACGCAACAAAGGCGCGACAACGAACGGGTGGAAATGAACGAGCGGGAACAGCAGGTACTGGCCGGATGCCTGGCTCAGTTGGGCGAGCGGGTAGAACGCTTGGCCCAGTTGGCGGAAGAGGTGGCGAGCCTGCTGGGAGCTATGACGGGTCCGGCTTCTGCACTGCTTCAAGAACCTGCCGGAAAAGCTGCTCAAGCTGGCCGACCTGCTGCGTGAGGGTTTCCACCTGGCGGGCTAGGGCGTTGAACTCCGGGCTGGCGTCCGGGCGGGTCAGCGTTCCCGGCTCGCCGGTGGCTGGCGGTTCCGCTCGCTGCGTTGTCGGCTCGGCCTCGCCGGTGTCCGACTCGCGTCTGAACAGGTCTCGCAGCGAGGGCGGGCTTTCGGGACGGGCCCACACTTCTTTGCGGCCGATCGACGTCGTGTACCAGGCCGGAGGGGTGTAGCCGCTGGCGGGCTCGCCCGGGTGTTCGGCGTCACCGGCCTCTTCGGCCTGGGGCGAGAGGACGAAACTGCCCCGGCCCTGCACGGTGTGGATCAGGCCCTCGTCCCGCAGGACGCGCAGTGCGCTGCGGGCGGTCATGTTGGCGACCTCGAAGCGTTCTTGCAGCTCGCGGTGGGAGGGGAGCTGCTGGCCGGGCTTCAGGACACCCCGCTCGATCTCGTCGCGCAGCACGTCCGCCATCCGCCGGTAGGGCGGTCGCGTGTCGCTGGAGGGCCGTTTCGTCATGGTCCCAGGGTAGCGGCCCCTAGCCCAGCTATCCCGAGTTCTGCCGAGTCAGGCCAACCCACCTAGCTGGACATAGCTAAGTCGCTCACTTCTATTTACTTGACCGGGCTAGCTGGGCGAGATACTTTCTTCCTCGTCGGGCCCACCAAGGGCCCCGAATCGCAGGAGTGAGCACATGGCTCGTATCCCGGTCCTCGTCAAGCCGACCGACATCTACATCACCGGCACCGGCAACACCCCGAAGATCAAGAACCCGGAGACGGGAGAGATCGCGACCGACCGCGACACGGGAGAGGTCCTCCACACGGTCACCGTGATGCAGATGTCGGATGGCCGCGCCGAGATCCTCAAGATCACCGTGCCGGAGTCCGGTGTCCCGGCGGGTCTGCTGCCGGGCGTCATGGTCCGTCCGGTGGACCTGATCGCCACCCCGTGGGCCCGCATCTTCAACGGCAGCCTCTCCGACGGCGTCGCCTACCGGGTCACGCGCCTGGAGCTCGTCCAGGCCCCCGCCATGGCCACGCCCGCCGCTCCGGTCGAGACGGCCTCCGAGTCGGCCGCTGCGGCCAAGAAGGTCGCGTAATGGGCGCCACTGCCGGGCGGGGTTCGACCACTCCGCCCGGCGGCGGCGACGGGCCCTCGTCCCTCTCCGCTGACGTGCTGGCTGTGTTCACCGCCCACGGGATCGAACTGGACCCGATCGCCCGGATGCACGTCTCCAGCGCGGTCCATGACGCCCGGATGTCGGTCTACGGCTACGGGATCTGCGCGGACATCAAGGCGTCCATCGAGGACATGAACAAGCAACGGAAGGGGAGGGCACGATGACTCCGGAAGAGATCAACAGCGGCCCCGCTCGGGAGGCCGGTACCCCGGAGGTTCCCGGTTACCCGGTCCTTCTCCCCGAGGGGGGAGACCCCCGGTTCAGCGAGCGGCTGCTGATGGACGTGCACGCTGTGCTGCGGGCGCACGGGTACCCCGAGCTCGGCGATGAGCGGGACCTGGAGCACCTGGAGCTGACGCTCCACTGGTTCCTGTACTCCGAACAGATCAACGAGCGCACTCGCGCACTGTGGGACCTGATGCGGTCCGCGTCCGACGGGGCGGGGCTGCCACTGGGATCCAAGCGGCGGGCTCTGGCCACCGCACTTCTGGCACGGCTTGAGGCCGGACAGGACATCAGGGTGTCCATCGAGGACGTGAAGAAGAAGGATTCGGGGAGGGTTCGATGAACGTGGAACAGGTCTTCGGCTTGCTACCGGTGGTGCTGGTGATCTGCGCCGTGCTGCTGACGGCGTGGGCGATGGTCAAGACGGTCCGCTACGTCCAGGCGGACAAGGAGATGCGCCGGAGCATCCGGCAGGCCGTGAAGATCCGGATGACGTGGACGCGGCTGGCGAAGATGGCCGGGCTGTCGGTCACCGACCGCACCCCGCCCTGGCTGTCCTCCCTCAACACGAGCAAGGGCGCTCCGGAGCCCAAGCCGCGCGAACTGGTCCCGGTGATCAAGACGCAGCCGGACCAGTACGGAGTGATCGTCCACGTCAAGCTGCTGCCGAAGGTCGGGATCAAGGAACTCCAGGACAAGGCCCGGTTCCTGGCCGATGCCTGGGGCTGCGTCCGGGTCGCCGTCGAGGCGGGCAAGCCGGGCCTGGCGACCCTGCGGGCGATCCGTCGCGACCCGTTGGCCGGCCACATCCAGTACGTGCCGACCGGTGAGCCGCCCGCCGACCTGACGGTGTGGCCGGTCGGCCGGGACGAGTACGGCGCCCCGGTCCACGTCGAGCTCAAGAACAAGTCGGGGGCGGTGGTCGCGGGTGGTGTCGGCGGCGGCAAGTCCAACCTGCTCACCGCGCTAGTCTCCTACTTCGGGCCGTCCCCGGCCGTGCAGTTCGCGGTGATCGACGGCAAGGTGTCCGACGCCGCCCATGGTGACTACGCGGACGTGCTGCCCCGTGTGTTCGCGCACGCCGGTCATGACCTGCGGGAGGCCAACGCGCTGCTGCGGCGGCTGGTCAAGCTGCTGCACGACCGCGCCACGATGGCCCGGACGGTGCTGGGCACGTCGAACATGTGGAACGTCGGCCCCAGCGAACAATGGCCACTGGTGTTCGCCGTCATCGACGAGTCGCACACCTTCTTCCACGACCACAAGGGCAGCGACAAGGAGACCCGCGCACTGGCCGCCCTCGCGGCGGAGAACATCCGCCTGACGGGTCTGCTCGTCAAGGGCGGCCGGTCGGTCGGGATCTACACGGTGCCGGCCACCCAGAAGGCGACCGGCGACGCCATCCCCACCTCGATCCGGGACGTGTGCAGCGCCGCCCTGTCCTTCTACCAGCGCACCACCGAAGCATCCGTCGCCGCGCTCGGGGACGACATCCGCAACTGGCCGGACATGGACCCGATCAACCTCCAGGGATCCCAGTACGTGGGCGTCGCCTCCATGGCAGCCGAAGGACGCCCCGGCTTCGTCCGCGTCCGCACCCCCTACCTCAACCCCGCCCACGCCGCCGCCGTCGCCAAGCTCACCGCCCACCTCACCCAGGACCCGACCGAACTGCTGGCCAACCTGACCCCGCCCAACCTGCGCAAGGACGAGCCTCCGGAGGACGACGCCCCCGCCGCAGCCTGAACCCAGGACTCCCACCCGTACCCAACTCCCTCGGAAAGGAGGTGAATTACGTTGACGGAAGACCGGACGACGCAGCGCACCATCACCGTTGTAATGATCCTGATCGCCGCCCTGGCGTTCGTGTTCTCCTTCGGGAACGTCTGGGCCCTGGCCCTGCGCCTGGGAGTCCCGGCCCCCATCGCACCGCTGATCGCGCCCATGGTGGACCTGTCGGTGGTCGGCCTCCTGGTCGCACTGCGCTCCCTGTCCCTGCGCGGAGTCCCGGCCGGTGACCTGCGCTCGGCAACTCGCCTCATGCACCTGTCCGGCCTGCTGACCCTCGCCCTCAACACCGCGCACCCGATCCTGGCTGGACACTACGGACGGGCCGCCCTCGACAGCGTGGCCCCGCTCCTCCTGCTCGGCTGGGGCGCGGTGGGCCCCACCCTGCTGCGGCACTTCCACTCCGTCACCCCCGTCGCCCTGAGTCCCGCACCGGTCCCAGTGCCCGAAACGGTCACGGCACCGGAGCCTGAGCCAGACATCCAGCCGGCCCCGGCCGTGGCGGAACCCGTCGTGGAACCCGTCGCCGAACCCCTGGCACCCCTCGCCGACCCGGCCCCGGCCGCTACTGCCGCACCGGCCCCCGTGGTGAAACCCGCACCGGCTCAGGCGGCCCCCGCGGTGCCGGAGCCGCTGATGAACGCGGCCCGCACCATCGCCGCATCCCACCTGGCCGCACACGGCGAACCCATCACCGCGGTGCAGCTCCGCGCCCGGCTCGGCATCGCCCTGCCGCTCGCCACCGCCGCACACGCGGCCCTGTCGGCCTGACTCTCCCGCCGGCCTCCCGGCACCTTCCCCACCCCTGGCCCCCTGGGCCTGACCCATCATGCCCTCGGGCAGCACCACCACCCCTGGCCTGGTGCTGCCCGAGGGCCCTTCCACCGGCGGAAAGGATCCTCCTGCCGATGCCCCGCGACCTCGACCTGCGGCACGTGATCAGCCCCGCTGTCCGGGACCTGATCGAACTGGCCAATCTGGGCGACTTCGACCGCACCCGCGAGCAGATCACCCGCCTGCGCGGCTGCGCCCGACCGATCAACCTCGTGGGCCACACCCACACCCACAACGCCGCCACCGGTGAAACGATCCGCTCGTACTCCACCAGCGACGAACCCACCGGACGCCTGCTGACCCCCTGCGGCAACCGCCGCGCCTCCCGCTGCCCCGCCTGCTCCCGCACCTACGCCGCCGACACCTACCACCTCGTCCGCGCCGGACTCTGCGGCGGCAAGAACGTCCCCGAAACCGTCCGCACGCACCCCCGCGTGTTCCTCACCCTCACCGCCCCCTCCTTCGGCCCCGTCCACAACCGACCCACCAACAAGGACGGCACCACCCAGCCCTGCCGCTGCGGCACCCACCACCCCGAGGGAGCCCCCGAACTCGGAACCCCGCTGGACCCGAAGGCGTACGACTACACCGGCGCCGTGCTGTGGAACGCCCACGCCGGAGCTCTGTGGGCACGCTTCACCCTCAACCTCCGCCGCGCCCTGGCCGCCCACTTCAACATCACCCAGAAGGACATGAAGCAGCTCCTTCGCGTCTCCTTCGCCAAGGTCGCCGAATACCAGCAGCGCGGCCTGGTCCACTTCCACGCCGTCGTCCGCTTCGATGGCCCCGACGGCCACACCAGCGCCCCGCCGGCCTGGGCAGGCGTGGACGACCTCACCTACGCCATCCGCGCCGCCGTCCGCCGCACCGCCCTGACCGTCTCCTCCGACACCGTGGGAGACCAGCAGATCCGCTGGGGCACGATGCTCGACGTGCGGGAGATCACCGCACTCGGCGACGGCGTACTCACCGACGCCGCCGTGGCCGGATACGTCGCCAAGTACGCCACCAAGAGCGCCGAGGACTCCGGCACCGTGGACCGGAGCCTGATCTGCCGGACCTGCTCCGGCCGGGGCACGATTGGCGGACGGGTGAAGGACCTCTGCCCCGACTGCGATGGCACCCGACAGGCCGAACCTCTCCGGGACCTGCCCGTGCACCGGCACGTCCGGCAGATGATCCGCACTGCCTGGGACCTGGGCGGCCTGCCCGAATTCGCGGACCTCAAGCTCTGCAAGTGGGCCCACATGCTCGGCTTCCGCGGCCACTTCTCCACCAAGTCCCGCGCCTACTCCACCACCCTCGGCGCCCTGCGCGACGTCCGCCGCGCCTGGCGGCTCGCCCAGGCCGACGCCGCCCGCGTCCGCGCCGGCCACCCCGTACCCGCCCCGGACACCGTGCTCGTCACCGAGTCCTCCTGGGCCTACCTCGCCTCTGGCTACCGCCCCGGCGAAGAACTCCTCGCCAGCCAGACCCGCCACAACATCGACCAGGCCCGCGACGACAAGGAACGGGCCAAGACCGAAGGGGAGGTCTGGCAGTGACTGCCGCACCGACCACCCGCATGCTGACCCTGGGGGAGGCCCTGGCAGAGCTGCGCATGTCCCGGGCCGCCTTCTACCGGCTCCGCGCACGTGGAAGCGCGCCCCGCTGCCTCAAGCTCCCCAACGGTCAGCTCCGCATCCGCCGGACCGACCTCGACGCCTGGTTCAAGGGCTGCGAGGTGCCCGCATGCTGACGTACGACGTGAAGATCTGGAGCATCCGTAAGCGCCCTGACCGCGCTGCCGCCTACCAGCTGCGCTGGCGGGTCGGTGCTCAGCCGTTCTCCAAGAGCTACAAGCTCAAGGCCCAGGCGGATGGCCGACGTTCCGAACTGCTCACCGCGCTGCGCAACCGCGAGCAGTTCGACACCGAGACCGGCCTGCCGGCCTCGGAAGTGCTGGCGTCCCAGTCCCCGACGTGGTTCGCCCACGCTCGGGAGTACGTGGTGATGAAGTGGCCGAACGCCTCGGCCAAGCACCGTGCGAGCATCGCGGACGCCTTGGCCACGGTCACCCCGCGCCTGGTAAAGGACAACCGAGGGGCACCCGCCCCCCGGGTCCTCCGCGCCGCGCTCTACTCCTGGGCCTTCCGCCTTGTCCTGGACCAGGACGGCGAGCTCGTGGCCCGCATCGACGCCGAGGAAGCGCCGGAACCCATCGTGGCGGCCCTCGACTGGATCGGACGCAAGTCCGTGGACATCTCGGCCTTGAACACGCCGGCTGTCGTCCGGTCCGCCCTGGATGCACTTGCCCGCAAGATGGACGGCACTGCTGCGGCGGACAACACGGTGAACCGCAAGGTACCCGTATTTAGTAACTGCCTCCGCTATGCCGTCGAGTTGGAGCGCCTGCCGTCGCTGCCGCTGGCCAAGGTGGACTGGACTCCGCCCGAGACTGACGACGAGATCGATTTCCGATACGTGCCTGGCCCAGCTCTCGCCAGGAAGCTGATCGATGCCGTAGAAACACAAGGTGATCGTGGACGGCACCTCAAGGCGTTCTTCGGGTGCATCTACTACGCGGCAACCCGCCCCGGCGAGGCCGTGACGCTCCGGGAGTCCGACTTCACCCTGCCCGAGGAGGGCTGGGGCCAAGTCGTCCTGTCATCCAGCTCGGCGCGTGTCGGCTCCGGGTGGACCGATTCCGGCGAGTCGTACGACTCCCGCGGCCTCAAGAAGCGAGCACGTCGGGCTACCCGCGAGGTACCCATTCCCCCGGTCCTCGTTCGCATGATCCGTGACCACATCAAGGAGTTCGGTACGGCCGAGGACGGACGACTCTTCCGAGCTGTCCGCAGCGGCGGCCTGCTCAGCAAGGAGTACGGAGACATCTGGAAGGCCGCCCGCGAAGCCGTCCTCACCGAGCAAGAAGTCAAGACGCCGCTCGCCGAGGTCCCGTACGGACTCCGCGCCGCC is a genomic window containing:
- a CDS encoding DUF2637 domain-containing protein, which gives rise to MTEDRTTQRTITVVMILIAALAFVFSFGNVWALALRLGVPAPIAPLIAPMVDLSVVGLLVALRSLSLRGVPAGDLRSATRLMHLSGLLTLALNTAHPILAGHYGRAALDSVAPLLLLGWGAVGPTLLRHFHSVTPVALSPAPVPVPETVTAPEPEPDIQPAPAVAEPVVEPVAEPLAPLADPAPAATAAPAPVVKPAPAQAAPAVPEPLMNAARTIAASHLAAHGEPITAVQLRARLGIALPLATAAHAALSA
- a CDS encoding GntR family transcriptional regulator, which translates into the protein MTKRPSSDTRPPYRRMADVLRDEIERGVLKPGQQLPSHRELQERFEVANMTARSALRVLRDEGLIHTVQGRGSFVLSPQAEEAGDAEHPGEPASGYTPPAWYTTSIGRKEVWARPESPPSLRDLFRRESDTGEAEPTTQRAEPPATGEPGTLTRPDASPEFNALARQVETLTQQVGQLEQLFRQVLEAVQKPDPS
- a CDS encoding tyrosine-type recombinase/integrase, producing MLTYDVKIWSIRKRPDRAAAYQLRWRVGAQPFSKSYKLKAQADGRRSELLTALRNREQFDTETGLPASEVLASQSPTWFAHAREYVVMKWPNASAKHRASIADALATVTPRLVKDNRGAPAPRVLRAALYSWAFRLVLDQDGELVARIDAEEAPEPIVAALDWIGRKSVDISALNTPAVVRSALDALARKMDGTAAADNTVNRKVPVFSNCLRYAVELERLPSLPLAKVDWTPPETDDEIDFRYVPGPALARKLIDAVETQGDRGRHLKAFFGCIYYAATRPGEAVTLRESDFTLPEEGWGQVVLSSSSARVGSGWTDSGESYDSRGLKKRARRATREVPIPPVLVRMIRDHIKEFGTAEDGRLFRAVRSGGLLSKEYGDIWKAAREAVLTEQEVKTPLAEVPYGLRAACVSLWLESGVSPAEVARRAGHSIAVLFRFYAKAIRRNQHHANQQIERALEASDEAEQ
- a CDS encoding SCO3933 family regulatory protein; the encoded protein is MARIPVLVKPTDIYITGTGNTPKIKNPETGEIATDRDTGEVLHTVTVMQMSDGRAEILKITVPESGVPAGLLPGVMVRPVDLIATPWARIFNGSLSDGVAYRVTRLELVQAPAMATPAAPVETASESAAAAKKVA
- a CDS encoding replication initiator — encoded protein: MPRDLDLRHVISPAVRDLIELANLGDFDRTREQITRLRGCARPINLVGHTHTHNAATGETIRSYSTSDEPTGRLLTPCGNRRASRCPACSRTYAADTYHLVRAGLCGGKNVPETVRTHPRVFLTLTAPSFGPVHNRPTNKDGTTQPCRCGTHHPEGAPELGTPLDPKAYDYTGAVLWNAHAGALWARFTLNLRRALAAHFNITQKDMKQLLRVSFAKVAEYQQRGLVHFHAVVRFDGPDGHTSAPPAWAGVDDLTYAIRAAVRRTALTVSSDTVGDQQIRWGTMLDVREITALGDGVLTDAAVAGYVAKYATKSAEDSGTVDRSLICRTCSGRGTIGGRVKDLCPDCDGTRQAEPLRDLPVHRHVRQMIRTAWDLGGLPEFADLKLCKWAHMLGFRGHFSTKSRAYSTTLGALRDVRRAWRLAQADAARVRAGHPVPAPDTVLVTESSWAYLASGYRPGEELLASQTRHNIDQARDDKERAKTEGEVWQ
- a CDS encoding helix-turn-helix transcriptional regulator, giving the protein MLTLGEALAELRMSRAAFYRLRARGSAPRCLKLPNGQLRIRRTDLDAWFKGCEVPAC
- a CDS encoding FtsK/SpoIIIE domain-containing protein, producing the protein MNVEQVFGLLPVVLVICAVLLTAWAMVKTVRYVQADKEMRRSIRQAVKIRMTWTRLAKMAGLSVTDRTPPWLSSLNTSKGAPEPKPRELVPVIKTQPDQYGVIVHVKLLPKVGIKELQDKARFLADAWGCVRVAVEAGKPGLATLRAIRRDPLAGHIQYVPTGEPPADLTVWPVGRDEYGAPVHVELKNKSGAVVAGGVGGGKSNLLTALVSYFGPSPAVQFAVIDGKVSDAAHGDYADVLPRVFAHAGHDLREANALLRRLVKLLHDRATMARTVLGTSNMWNVGPSEQWPLVFAVIDESHTFFHDHKGSDKETRALAALAAENIRLTGLLVKGGRSVGIYTVPATQKATGDAIPTSIRDVCSAALSFYQRTTEASVAALGDDIRNWPDMDPINLQGSQYVGVASMAAEGRPGFVRVRTPYLNPAHAAAVAKLTAHLTQDPTELLANLTPPNLRKDEPPEDDAPAAA